In Zingiber officinale cultivar Zhangliang chromosome 1A, Zo_v1.1, whole genome shotgun sequence, the DNA window GATCCTGCGACGGCTGCGCTCGCTGCCGGGCGCGGTGGTACTGCGCAGCCGACGACGCGTTCCTTTGCCAGACGTGCGACTCGTCCGTCCACTCCGCCAACCCACTCGCCCGCCGTCACCGCCGCCTCCGGCTCAAGTATTCCTGGTGCTCCTCCGGCGCCGCAGCACTCGACGGGAACGAGGAAGAGGATGAGGAGAATTTTGATGGCCCCTCGTGGCTCCGAGGGTTCAAGCGGAAGGCTCGGACCCCTCGGAAAGGGAAGAAGGGGATGGCACCGCGGCCTCCGGAGCTCGCCGAAACGTCGCCGTCTGTCGAGGAGGAGCAGCTGCTCTACTGCGTGCCGGGGTTCGATCCCGCGACGGCAGAGTTCCGTTCCGCTTCGTCTGGGAACGAGGATACGAAGCCGCCGGTGGAGTCGGACGGCAGCACCCCTTCTTCCACCACCACCGTCGACGCCGCCGACCGCATGGCCGAGTACATGCCGTCGGACGTGGAGATAGCGGAGTTCGCGGCCAACATGGAGAGCCTCCTCGGCGAGGCGAGCGGCGACGACGCCGCGTTCTCGATGGAGAGGCTCGGCCTGCTCGACAACGCGAATTACTTCACGAAGGAACTGAAGGCAGAGCCGGCTGACGAAGCAGAGCAGAACTATCCGGTGAGCGACGAGCTGGACAAGGACATGACGAGGGACTCGCTGGAATTGGACTTCAACTGCCCAGGCTCGTCGTcgaccgcggaagaagaggacgAGCTGGATGTAGAAAAAACAGAGGACCAACACGACGAACCAAAGACAGCGAGGCTGAGGCTTGACTACGAGGCCGTCATCTCTGCATGGTCCGCCAACGGCTCCTCGCCCTGGACCGACGGCGAGCGGCCGCAGATTAATCTAGCAAACTGTTGGAATGACTGCATGGTAATTAAATTTCTAACCCAACAAATCATTCAAAATCTCGTCTCAGTCGATTGTTTCTGACGTGATGAATTAAACCAACGATGGCAGGGAGGCGGATGgggggaaggaagaggaggagcggGAGGCGGCGTGGCGCAGGTGGCCGTGGACGTGGGCAGGCAGGCGAGGGTGAGTCGGTACAGGGAGAAGCGGCGGACGCGGCTGTTCGCGAAGAAGATACGGTACGAGGTGAGGAAGCTTAACGCCGAAAGGAGGCCGAGGATGAAGGGGCGTTTCGTAAAGCGAGCTCCAGGCTCGGCAGCAGCTGCCTTCCTGCCTGCACTGGTCTGACGGCTTCTCTTTCTCCTCCTGCTGCATCTCCTTAATCCTGAATCTGATTTTTTGAGAGAAAATAAATTGAAACTATGCGAATTATTTTCCACATAAATTTTAAACAGTTCATTAAAATGTTCCATGCCGTACTAAACCTTgacatttataaattattaacaaaaattataaaatgcgACACATCGATCGATCACACAAAGTATGGCACTTGAAACAATTGAAATATGACACGAGTGATCTTTGCGGATTCGTTAACTTCTCCATACAAAGCCTTCGTCCTAACCGTCAAGGCGATTTAATGTTTTAATTTAGCCACGTCGAATCAAGCAGTTACTAAGTAGGGATGAAGGACGCACTTTCTCCCATTATTATTCAATTGCCTAATCTCCTCCTCCGGCGTCATGCCAGATCCCTACTACCGTCCGAGCGCCCCTCCGCCACCGCCTCCGCAATGGCCGCCACAGGGTACTTTCCACGTCCAAACTCCTCGGCCGAAGAGTCCCTGGTCCACCGGCCTCTGCGACTGCTACGACGATCCCCAAAACTGTACATTTATACTTAATTCGATCCTCCAGTTCCAATCCTCTAGTTATGATGCCTGTGCGTGTTATATATTTCTATGAATTCTTTTCAGGCATCACGACCTGCTTCTGCCCCTGCGTCACGTTCGGCCAAGTCGCCGAGATCGTCGATAAAGGATCCTGTTGTAAGTTCACCACTCACAAGTGTAGTTGATTAACTTTTGGCGATGGGCACGATGGATTAATATAATTGGAATTTGCACGCACAGCGTGCGGGGCGAATGGGGCGCTGTACGCGCTGATAATGTTCGCGACGGGCGGATGCGCCTGCGTGTACTCGTGCTGCTACCGCAGCAAGTTGCGGGCGCAGTACGGGCTGCGCGAGGAGCCCTGCCCAGACTGCCTCATCCACTGCTGCTGCTGCGAGTGCTGCTCTCTCGCCCAAATGTACCGCGAGCTCAACCGCCGTGGCTTCGACATGAGCATAGGTGCGTACGTACGAACAATTAATCGCTGCTAATGTAGTTGTGATTGTTTTGGAGATGCGATGAGATTAACTAGTTtgggaattaattaattaattaattggctGATGAGTTTGATTTGTGAATTTAAGGTTGGCACGCGAACATGGAAAGGCAGGGACAAATGGCAACGATATTGCCGCCGCCGCCTCAAGCCATGGCCCGCTGAAGGCTGATAGACATTAGACGACTTGGTGTATTGCTGCTTCTTCTTCCATGTGCCGATTAATTGGTGTTTACTTTGTTACTTCATTACTGCGACTCGAAGTGTTGATGATAATTATATATTCTGTGtgcaatttgaattttttttgttcGGTTTAATGACAGAaagtaattataaaaaataatctttcaattgaaTAAGAATATATTATATTTGACATTAATCAAGATAGGCATTAATCCATAgtcataatatttttaaatttaatatattcatTTCTACCGGggtcattattattattaattagataatttatgTAAATAAGCCATTTTACTTCATTAATAAAACAATTCAAAAATTACTATACTATGCTCCACAACCTAATTGACATGATCATCAAAATCAGAATGGACGCGAAGAGTAAAattgaggagaaaagaaaaggaacctTGACTCTTATATAAACCACAACCTAAaactcaaataaggaaagaaattataataattacaatTAGCAGATCTTAATTTCAATTTTTGTAAAGAaggaaataaatttttacctaaaAAGAAAAGCAATTAACTTAACGATCTTAACTCAAGTCAAGACACGGATAAAGACAAATCATCTctaaaaaataccaaaaatataaaaattatcctaaatactcaaaaataaaaattaccaaaaatatttaaaaagccCTAAAAAGAGTTCAAATAGTGGAATTTGAAGCTAAAAATTTGACGATTATGGTTTCATTGATAACGAACATAGGTTTACGAATTCTGCACGCATGACGATAAACAGAGCCTGATTCCAAgtcctgagtcaaaagttatgcttGTTTGAAGTTTGAAAGCCCATATTGGGCTTCAACACAGGTTGGGTTTGCATCACATCATCAAACTGACCTCCTTCCTCATCTTGGTAATCTAATACTCAGTCATCTCATTCTGTAGTATTCTCACTCTCTATCCCTCCTAATACAACGATTCTAAAGTGACTCATCGTGTTACACCGGAGTATGATATTCTCACAGAAGCTTTGCCTTATCATGGACCCGACATGATACAAATAGGCAATGACTTAGGTTTGCAAATTGCTTACTTTAAAAacacatccttttattcatgtgGTCGTACTTTTCGATTGCacaacactcttcatgttccttctatcaCTAAGAATTTACTTTCTATGCATCAATTTACTCTTGATAATAATATGTTTTTTGAAtttcattctcatcattgtcttgtgaaggattCTGTGACAGAAACTATTTTACTCCAAGGGGACACTAAAAATGGTCTTCATCATCTTCAACCCACCTCTCTCAAAGCCTTTGTTAGAGAATGCACAGATAAATTCTCTTGACACGCATATCTTAGTCATTTATCTCTACATCTTTTTCAGGATATTATTAATCATTTTAGTTTACCAATTTCTGTAGCCTCACTATCTCATTTATGTGAAGTTTGTATGAAAGTAAAATCTCATAAACTACATTTTGTGTCTTCTACTTGTACTTCTACTTTTCATTTAGAAATTATTCACTTTGATGTGTGGGATCCTGCTcctattatatctaatcaaggttttctttattatactatttttattaataattttagcaAGTTCACTTgaattttttccatgaaaagaaAGTCTGGTCTATTTCTATTCGATATTTTTTGTTGTTTTAAAAAGTATGTTGAGTGCTACTTTTATCGTAAAATACTTTCATTTCATTCTAATTAAGGAGTAGAGTATCAAGCATTTCATCGTCATTTTACCTCCTCTGACATTCTTCGAGTCACTTGTCCCCATACTGTTGAACAAAATGTAGGTCCCGGGTGGCCTGCAAGAGAGGATGAATTGCCTAGTTAAGAAATTTAAGACTTTCTTTTACTTTCTCATTTTAGCAAAGACAACGCAGTTAGTTGAATAAAAGTTAATCAAAATAAACATAAAATGAATAATAAGAGACAAGACCGATTgacttggtttgcaataagaagATTGCTAGTAGACTTTGAAAGCTccactaaaaatttccttttagcgaagtagtctcttacaacaattaagtacaaaaaaagaCTATAAAAGCAGCAAGCAGAATTTTGAAGTTCAAATTTAAGTGTTGTATTGGATCTTAAGCcccaagcctccttttatagtttcattaGTCCAAGTGATTGTTTGCTGACATGGCatattccgagcgcccgaaccggCCTGGGGGACCAGATCGCTGCTGATGTGGACTTGAAAGTGATATGCAGTAATAGCTCTACTAAGTGGCACATGTTCGACACCAAGGTTGTCTGAGAGCcccaagcctccttttatagtttcattaGTCCAAGTGATCGTTTGCTGACATGGcatattccgggcgcctggagtccaGTCCAAGCATCCCTAGTTGGTCACCTCAATTCGCTTAGCGACGGCTAAGTGATAAGCCATTTATCCACTCTCAGGCGCCCGTACTGGTCCGGGGGACCAAATCGCTACTGATGTGGACTCGAAAGTGATCCGCAGTAATAGCTCTACTAAGAGGCGCATGTTCGATGCCAAGGTCGTCCAAGATCcccaagcctccttttatagtttcattaATCCAAGTGACCGTTTGCTGACATGGCATATTCCGGGTGCCTGAAGTCCAGTCCAGGCATCCCCAGTTGGTCACCTCAATCCACATAGCAATAGCTAAGTGATAAGCCATTTATCCACTCTCGGGTGCTCGGACCGATCTGGGGCCCAGATCACTGCTGATGTGGACTCGAAAGTGATCTGTAGCAATAACTCTACTAAGAGGTGTTGAAATccatggtagttttaatgtgatcaaccaggttaaattagtgttggtaccccaaggtagttttgatgtgatcaaacaagttaagttagattttgttgtgtttaatcctgtgtctaagtgtgcaagaacttaggatcacagGACGTCGAGCAAAAGAgccagctagcgagaatgacgacacGGGAGGGAGACAAAGGGTACGGAGCATCTTAGGAATGAGGTGCTGTGGAGAGTACGcggacggacgagaaggagaAGCGCGGCGtttccgatggacgagaagctggagcggaagtttgctcgagaaggtcggaagttgggttcgggtgagccctattccagatggacgaaatcacccaagcgagtggagctggagcggaagacccgaaccatTGCGAGTAGAACCAAAGCAAGAGACCAGGACCAAAAGTCAGCAAAAGGCTGACTTCTAGGGCTCGGGACACCCGAACCAGTCTGGGGTGCCCGGACTCCGGGAGCCCGGAACCCGATTCTTAGCCATTTCGATGTGGCGTTTGAACGTTGCATCGGGAATATAATTCTATCtcattccaggcgcttggaacccttccaggcaccccgagcagggctatataagcagccctgctcccagaagctaataacaataagaaaaagagaaacaacacttgtactcaTTCGATTTTTTGTTTAACTTTTGTTTCTATGTgttcattgttgtaaagaggcttcttcgcctgaaggagaaattagtgcgacttcattttccttggattaataacctccctggttgtaatcaAATAAACCTGTTGTACATCTTTCcttttagtctcttttattattcttatgcaattgttattttaattaagttatcagtcgagaaaggttcgtttgcttaatttgtgcaggggtaattcaccccctctagctcatCGCCAAGGGACCTAACAagcggtatcagagccaggatacttcaggaggactatgttggtgcgggaagcatccgacgatcgaacctatgttttgattatgtcaaagagttcaaagttaaggtgttttggtttctaatatgttgaacaagttttgcaaaaaagtcctaagtgtacttaggcaaaagtcctagctgcggttaggcaggtggaaaactctaggggtggtaactctaggtcatagggggtggtaaccctatgcggaaagtcttggcgggtcgagagcttcaggcaaaagtacTAGGGGGacataaccctaggtggaaagtcctggtatcgcgaaccaggtggaagactggaccagccgggaagcggaagtctagtagaaagtccggaagcttcgaacgctgaacaaaagtccagtcgatctggatgatcacactggcaacaggtaaatctcctgagtggagtaggtgagggcgcgttccccgtagagggaacagtaggcgtcgggtcgacctagggtttccggtcagaaatctgaagtcagacccggatagtccggagactgacatcatattctattatcatatctatattgttgttttgtgctaactttgttttgcagggtatgtgtttgggactaacactttttgcaggaccaaaggagcacaacttaggctcggatgaacagtgtccgaggtgcctcgggtgcaaagctggagctggctgcgaagcaagcttggaggcgccttggaggaagctcaaggcgccttggactggtggctgaaggcgccttggagagcaatGAAGGCACCTTGAAGCAGATAAGGTGCGACCTGGCTCGatgtgatccacgcggctgactcggctagtttaaggcgccttggatgggctttaaggcaccttgagcactgtttaaaagggggtttcgagcagcacctttgATCAACAAATTCCAAGCTTCTCTTCTTCAATGTGCTGCCAACAaaacgatcccgaagtgctgcaacgacatcccgacgacccggagcttcagttttgactttattgttgtcggtataaagtttaattCAGTTTATAATTGTACTTAATTTGTTATACTTATCGtgaatatagttgttgcccaacgtaaacactcaacgagcgtgggccttggagtaggagtcgctcaaggctccgaaccaagtaaatcacttgtgttcgcGTGTGTTGTTTTaaattccgctgctttactcgttgagttttacgaatccgaaacgaacgaaatagtcgcgagcgctattcatcccctcccTCTAGTGCTTTTTGATCCAACAGACTAACTGtcaaacgaagcacacgagatggtcgaACCAAACATCTACCcatcaaagttcgagggggagttcgcgagaTGGAAAAAgtgaatagaggtatttttttttcaaaactgattttgaattgcttttaataatgagGTTTGATTTGTAGCACttgaaggtaaggaagaataccagtggacgaagaaggagcaaggcgacttcgtggcaaatgaaAAAACAGAGTTCCATCTATTGAGCGtcctaccaccacaagaagtcaactggatcggcatctacaactcagcaaaggagctttgggagaagtttcttaAGTTACACGAAGgggcatccgaagccaagctcgcgagatggGATTTGCTAAGGAACCAGTTGAGTAACATAAACTTGGAAACAGAAGAAaccgttgcacatcttcactcaagaatgaaggaactaatcactggactctcagagaaaaggtaaacaaccgagattcgctaaggtacgcgcttaatacATTTCCTAGAATTACCAagtgagcatcattagtagatgcttcctatatatctaaagatttagaatctgtcaccttagaaaaaatattttcaacatttgaagttcatgaaacgagatgtgcagattTGAAGAAGGAACcgaagtgttggtgcagcggggtcggcaagaggggaagAGTGAATCGCCTGCAAAAAAAAtatcctcctcaaactttcaactcaaaaaatagcattaataataaaagaaataacagaaATAAACAGTAAGAGAAAAGACCCAgacttttgacttggttacaatcaagaaggttgttaatccaaggcggttgaaaaagcgcactaaaaaAGTCTCCttttctgaaggcggagaagccttttacacactagaagctcaaacagttgctaggaagttgttacagagttgattgaataatttcttagttccaggggcctttatatagctcctgaaaaacttatctcgagccttgagggcacctccaacgaggttgagggtgcctccaaccgaggtgagcggataaaactttattcgcgCTCAAACGGTTAAGTTGAccagactgaaggcgccttcaacaatattgaaggcgccttcaatgttggaggtg includes these proteins:
- the LOC122038804 gene encoding zinc finger protein CONSTANS-LIKE 16-like → MSDLEKQRCGGALAGKTARSCDGCARCRARWYCAADDAFLCQTCDSSVHSANPLARRHRRLRLKYSWCSSGAAALDGNEEEDEENFDGPSWLRGFKRKARTPRKGKKGMAPRPPELAETSPSVEEEQLLYCVPGFDPATAEFRSASSGNEDTKPPVESDGSTPSSTTTVDAADRMAEYMPSDVEIAEFAANMESLLGEASGDDAAFSMERLGLLDNANYFTKELKAEPADEAEQNYPVSDELDKDMTRDSLELDFNCPGSSSTAEEEDELDVEKTEDQHDEPKTARLRLDYEAVISAWSANGSSPWTDGERPQINLANCWNDCMGGGWGEGRGGAGGGVAQVAVDVGRQARVSRYREKRRTRLFAKKIRYEVRKLNAERRPRMKGRFVKRAPGSAAAAFLPALIPTTVRAPLRHRLRNGRHRVLSTSKLLGRRVPGPPASATATTIPKTASRPASAPASRSAKSPRSSIKDPVRAGRMGRCTR